The following proteins are co-located in the Cetobacterium sp. NK01 genome:
- the murI gene encoding glutamate racemase: MRTIGVFDSGVGGVSVLKEVIKEFPYDNIIYFGDSLHAPYGDREIEEIRALCLKVSDFLVYEKQVDAIVIACNTATGAAMNIMKDRYKIPVVGVVDNGVNEGIRATKNKNIGVIATPATIKMDIYLKEFNKLDKNLNIYQVKCPLFVGMIEKGWIDNEESNELIKNYLNNLPQNVDTLILGCTHYPLIEKYIKRYFSGTVVDPAKETAKSLKIIIGEGDRKEKSHIEFFVSGDSQKFKEVAQEFLGTTIDKVEKTIL; the protein is encoded by the coding sequence ATGAGAACAATTGGAGTATTTGATTCTGGAGTAGGGGGAGTTTCAGTATTAAAAGAGGTTATAAAAGAGTTTCCCTATGATAATATCATCTATTTTGGAGATAGTTTACATGCTCCTTATGGAGATAGAGAGATTGAAGAGATTCGTGCGCTCTGTCTAAAGGTCTCAGACTTCTTAGTTTATGAAAAACAAGTTGATGCCATCGTTATAGCTTGTAATACAGCTACTGGAGCTGCTATGAATATAATGAAGGATAGATATAAGATTCCTGTTGTAGGCGTTGTTGATAATGGTGTTAACGAAGGAATAAGAGCAACTAAAAATAAAAATATAGGGGTCATAGCTACTCCAGCCACAATAAAAATGGATATATATTTAAAAGAGTTCAATAAACTTGATAAAAATTTAAATATTTATCAAGTTAAATGCCCACTGTTTGTAGGAATGATTGAAAAAGGATGGATCGACAATGAGGAAAGTAATGAGTTAATAAAAAACTATTTAAATAACTTACCTCAAAATGTAGATACACTTATCTTAGGTTGCACTCATTATCCACTAATTGAAAAATACATAAAAAGATACTTTAGTGGCACTGTTGTGGATCCAGCTAAAGAAACTGCAAAATCCTTAAAAATAATAATTGGAGAAGGAGATAGAAAAGAAAAATCACATATAGAATTTTTCGTAAGCGGTGATTCACAAAAGTTTAAAGAAGTGGCCCAAGAGTTTTTAGGTACTACTATTGATAAAGTTGAAAAAACTATTTTATAG